The Streptomyces sp. NBC_01775 genome includes a region encoding these proteins:
- a CDS encoding Tex family protein: MTTTIEGRIAEELGVRERQVSAAVELLDGGSTVPFIARYRKEATEMLDDAQLRSLEERLRYLRELEERRETILESVRGQGKLTEELEAQLRAADSKARLEDIYLPFKPKRRTKAQIAREAGLEPLADGLLGDPTVEPSAAATAFVDAEKGVADTAAALEGARAILAERFSEDPDLIGELRERMWERGRLAAKVREGKEQQGAKFADYFEFSEDFTALPSHRILAMLRGEKEEVLDLTLEPEPAGEDAAQEGPSSYERSIAHRFDVRNEGRPADQWLAETVRWAWRTRVLVHLGIDLRTRLRTAAEDEAVRVFAANLRDLLLAAPAGTRATLGLDPGLRTGVKVAVIDATGKVAATDTIYPHAPHKQWDESLAKLAALAQTYEVELVAIGNGTASRETDKLAGELIAAKPELKLTKVMVSEAGASVYSASAFASRELPELDVSLRGAVSIARRLQDPLAELVKIDPKSIGVGQYQHDLAEVKLSRSLDAVVEDCVNGVGVDVNTASAPLLSRVSGIGSVLAENIVAHRDGNGPFKSRAELKDVARLGPKAFEQCAGFLRIRGGTDPLDASAVHPEAYPVVRGMVRATSTDVPSLIGNSSALRALEPKDFVDDTFGLPTVTDILRELEKPGRDPRPAFRTAAFKEGVEKLSDLEQGMVLEGVVTNVAAFGAFVDVGVHQDGLVHVSAMSKTFVKDPRDVVKPGDIVKVRVLDIDEARKRISLTLRLDDEPESGGGARRGGGRDRQRGSDNQGGGESRGGGGAPRQRQGSPKDGGGKGGGPKGGQKSGGAKRRGGQGSSAPAPGNSEMAEALRRAGLA; the protein is encoded by the coding sequence GTGACGACGACCATCGAAGGCAGGATCGCCGAGGAACTCGGCGTACGCGAGCGGCAGGTCAGTGCCGCTGTCGAGCTGCTCGACGGCGGGTCGACCGTGCCGTTCATCGCGCGCTACCGCAAGGAAGCGACCGAGATGCTCGACGACGCGCAGCTTCGCTCCCTGGAGGAGCGGCTGCGCTATCTCCGGGAGCTGGAGGAGCGGCGCGAGACGATCCTGGAGTCCGTGCGCGGCCAGGGCAAGCTCACCGAGGAGCTGGAGGCGCAGCTGCGTGCCGCCGACTCCAAGGCGCGGCTGGAGGACATCTATCTGCCCTTCAAACCCAAGCGGCGCACCAAGGCGCAGATCGCCCGGGAGGCCGGTCTGGAGCCGCTCGCCGACGGGCTGCTCGGGGATCCGACGGTCGAGCCCTCGGCCGCGGCTACCGCCTTCGTGGACGCCGAGAAGGGTGTCGCGGACACCGCCGCCGCTCTGGAGGGCGCCCGCGCGATCCTGGCCGAGCGCTTCAGCGAGGATCCCGACCTGATCGGTGAGCTGCGCGAGCGCATGTGGGAGCGCGGACGGCTCGCCGCGAAGGTGCGCGAGGGCAAGGAGCAGCAGGGCGCGAAGTTCGCCGACTACTTCGAGTTCTCCGAGGACTTCACCGCGCTGCCCTCGCACCGCATTCTCGCGATGCTGCGCGGCGAGAAGGAAGAGGTCCTCGACCTCACCCTGGAGCCGGAGCCCGCCGGAGAGGACGCGGCGCAGGAGGGCCCCAGCTCCTACGAGCGCTCCATCGCGCACCGCTTCGACGTGCGCAACGAGGGCCGTCCGGCCGACCAATGGCTGGCCGAGACGGTGCGCTGGGCCTGGCGCACCCGCGTGCTGGTGCACCTGGGCATCGACCTGCGCACCCGGCTGCGCACGGCCGCCGAGGACGAGGCGGTGCGCGTCTTCGCCGCCAACCTGCGCGACCTGCTGCTGGCGGCCCCCGCCGGCACCCGCGCCACGCTGGGCCTGGACCCCGGGCTGCGTACGGGCGTGAAGGTCGCCGTGATCGACGCGACGGGCAAGGTCGCGGCCACGGACACGATCTACCCGCACGCGCCGCACAAGCAGTGGGACGAGTCCCTGGCCAAGCTGGCGGCCCTCGCGCAGACGTACGAGGTCGAGCTGGTCGCGATCGGCAACGGCACGGCGTCGCGGGAGACCGACAAGCTGGCGGGCGAGCTGATCGCGGCCAAGCCCGAGCTGAAGCTCACCAAGGTGATGGTCTCGGAGGCGGGCGCCTCCGTGTATTCGGCCTCGGCCTTCGCCTCACGGGAGCTGCCCGAGCTGGATGTGTCGCTGCGCGGGGCCGTCTCCATCGCGCGCCGGCTCCAGGACCCGCTGGCGGAGCTGGTGAAGATCGACCCGAAGTCGATCGGCGTGGGCCAGTACCAGCACGACCTGGCCGAGGTGAAGCTGTCCCGCTCGCTGGACGCGGTGGTCGAGGACTGTGTGAACGGCGTGGGGGTGGACGTCAACACCGCATCGGCACCGCTGCTTTCGCGGGTCTCGGGCATCGGCTCGGTGCTGGCCGAGAACATCGTCGCGCACCGCGACGGCAACGGCCCCTTCAAGAGCCGGGCCGAGCTGAAGGACGTCGCGCGGCTGGGCCCCAAGGCGTTCGAGCAGTGTGCGGGCTTCTTGCGCATCCGCGGCGGCACCGACCCGCTGGACGCCTCGGCCGTGCACCCGGAGGCCTACCCCGTCGTGCGCGGCATGGTGCGCGCCACGAGCACGGACGTGCCGAGCCTCATCGGGAACTCCTCCGCGCTGCGCGCGCTGGAGCCGAAGGACTTCGTGGACGACACGTTCGGCCTGCCGACGGTCACCGACATCCTGCGCGAGCTGGAGAAGCCGGGCCGCGACCCGCGTCCCGCCTTCCGTACGGCTGCCTTCAAGGAGGGCGTCGAGAAGCTGAGCGACCTGGAGCAGGGGATGGTGCTGGAGGGCGTGGTGACCAACGTCGCCGCGTTCGGCGCCTTCGTGGACGTCGGGGTGCACCAGGACGGCCTGGTCCATGTCTCGGCGATGTCCAAGACCTTCGTGAAGGACCCCCGCGACGTGGTCAAGCCGGGCGACATCGTCAAGGTGCGCGTCCTGGACATCGACGAGGCGCGCAAGCGGATCTCGCTGACCCTGCGGCTGGATGACGAGCCCGAGTCGGGCGGCGGCGCTCGGCGCGGCGGCGGACGCGACCGCCAGCGCGGCAGCGACAACCAGGGCGGCGGCGAGAGCCGGGGCGGCGGTGGCGCCCCCCGTCAGCGGCAGGGCTCGCCCAAGGACGGTGGCGGCAAGGGCGGCGGGCCCAAGGGCGGCCAGAAGAGCGGCGGCGCCAAGCGCCGTGGCGGGCAGGGCTCTTCCGCGCCCGCGCCGGGCAACAGCGAGATGGCGGAGGCGCTGCGCCGGGCCGGCCTGGCGTAG